The following are from one region of the Paenalkalicoccus suaedae genome:
- a CDS encoding YuzD family protein produces MHVKITVYGAEQKCASCIHLPSSKETMEWLEAAVTRKYPDYPIEFTYCDITMPQSEEEKMFAEKILEDEYFYPLVVLNGEVVAEGDPRLPNIYKKIEASA; encoded by the coding sequence ATTCACGTGAAGATTACTGTCTACGGCGCGGAACAAAAATGTGCCAGCTGCATTCATCTGCCGAGCTCTAAAGAGACGATGGAGTGGCTGGAAGCTGCGGTCACAAGAAAATATCCTGATTATCCGATAGAGTTTACGTACTGTGACATTACTATGCCTCAATCCGAGGAAGAAAAAATGTTTGCGGAGAAAATTTTAGAGGATGAATATTTTTATCCACTTGTTGTATTGAACGGAGAGGTGGTAGCGGAAGGAGATCCGAGGCTGCCTAATATTTATAAAAAGATAGAAGCGTCGGCATAG
- a CDS encoding NifU family protein → MTTETMESQVQEVLDKLRPFLLRDGGDVELVDIEEGVVKVRLMGACGSCPSSTITLKAGIERALLEEVPGFTELEQVF, encoded by the coding sequence ATGACAACAGAAACAATGGAATCACAAGTTCAGGAAGTACTCGATAAATTACGTCCGTTCTTACTTCGTGACGGCGGTGACGTCGAGCTAGTGGATATCGAGGAAGGCGTAGTAAAAGTTCGCTTAATGGGTGCCTGCGGGTCTTGCCCAAGTTCAACGATTACGTTGAAGGCTGGTATTGAGCGCGCGCTACTTGAAGAAGTTCCAGGATTTACGGAGCTAGAGCAAGTATTCTAA